The Bactrocera dorsalis isolate Fly_Bdor unplaced genomic scaffold, ASM2337382v1 BdCtg107, whole genome shotgun sequence nucleotide sequence gtgtatgttgcgtcaagcgacaatatatatatatatttaaacctaaaataagaacattgaattataaaaattaaattgtgaaattatattACGTaaattacttaccttaataattaatctattacttaccttaatgCTTATCTTAACATAAGCTAGTACGATGTTTAACGAAAGATAAATACTTACCCCTTTTgtaacatatacttatattaccactagattaagccgttagtttaaggtttaggctaagcgattgcaaaaaatgaaatataatgctCTCTTTGAATTGAACCGTGAGACCGTACGCACGTGATTTAATTTGTCGGGATTTTAACTCTTTCGAGACAGGCAATTGgtgtgttttttaatttctaatcgcGCATCCCAATTTGAAGTATTTCTCGTGtcttaaaaacgcttaagacttttcatggcgcccgagcagggacttgtgcgtgtattttaaattaataataaaatataaaattaaaaataataataacaaaaccatACATGTGGTATTATTTTCGGTGCCAATTGCCTGGTCAACTATTCGGTTTTCGGTCTTGTGAAGTGAAGACAAGTGGAAATTAAACACACAAAAGCAACATAAgacaaaacataaaacaaagttacaaaaaattgatacggaatacatttacatatctgcatacacatatatgcagAAGTGAAGTGCCAGAAGTGCAGTGAACAAATacgaaacaacaaaacaaaaaaatacagtgcgcaaagtgaacaaaatttataaaataacaattaGTGTGGTGCAGTGAGAcctaaaaagaaagaaagaaaagaaagaaatataataaaaaattgtaaatacttaCCCACCTTTGCCTTCTTAAacctacaaaaaacaaaaaaaagacaagaggTGCATATGTGCAAGTGACAAACATACAAAGgagtgtaataaataaaaagtggaaTTGTGAAAAGGCGCACAAGAAAATTGGGTACAgtgaattcaacaaaaaaacgtACCAAAGTGTTCAACCAGCGAATAACGAAAGGACCGTCctaaacgttaaaaaaaaaaaaaaaatataaaacagtttaaaaaaaaaaaaaaggccgGTGGAAAAcccgtttaaaaaaaaaaaaaacgctaaaaCTGTCAAGTGCCGCTAAAAACTCCCGTACAGACCTACCGTTTCTTGTGCCGTAAAAGTGAAGTAGCACTTTTACATATAAGTTATGTTTTAgggcgaaaacatataaaaaaaattatttattttttttattttttattatatttatttggacAGTATGTCCGTCTTTATTCCGAGTCAATTCACAACTGACTTACATCTTAATAGCTAGTTCTTTTATATGCTAAATTTATGCTAACGCACCTGAAAGTTTGCTACTGTACTGATCGGAAATCGCTCAAACAGCTGTGTCAACATTATTGCATTAGTGAATTACGTGCGATCTGTATTGTAACAATTGCACTAGCAAATTACATAGAATCTGAATTggcacaattaaataaaaagtttaatatttttgattcttaagcaaattaacaaaaagctCGTGCCGGATGTTGGCTAAGGGTTATTAACATTGGTGAAATAAAGTGCGTGTGTTTGTAACACTTGTAACACTGCTTGTGTTaactcttcccctcttaaaTCGATTGTCCTCAATCGGTATTATTACTAGGGtgctgaatttttaatttgtaggaATGGACCATTTAGCTCACTTTCATTGGTTTTTAGCGTTTCAGatgtaacataaaatttttgcttatatttaaaaatacaaataagaaTAATtgctacaataataataaaaattgcaagtGCTATGTCTGTGCTCAAACTAATTACATGAGTGCTTCTATTTTCGTTTAATAATATCTTAATATAATCATCATGTTTTAGTTGCTTTAGGTGCAGATTCTTTAGTTTTAATTCCGTAGTTGTTATATTCGTATTTTCTCTAATTTTTGTGATTAGGTTTGGCAATATAATTTTgtcgtatatttttattttaacgtttgagtatgttttgtttttagcaaagatttcacaattttcaaatttaagtaggaatgttccttttatttttaaatctactttattacaattatgagataatttagagaaaaaatttttgaaaattaatataccaGGTAATATTTCGATTATATCAGTGTTTGTTAACGTTTGCATAGCGCAGTATGCTTCTTCAAAGTTCAGTattttcgatatacatatatcagaaTTTCTTTTTAGGTTTTTCTTaagattatttttgatatttatgtCATATACATTGTTGTTCGAGTCCGTAAAATATTCGTAAGTGCTTAATTTTATAGATTTATTGTTCATATTAGGAATAGGTTCGAAAATTATTCTTGAAAGGATATTAGGAGAATATTGGGGAATTTGGAGGATTATTATAATGTTTTGATCTTGCGTGCCGACTGCTATCTTTATATTTGTGTAGCTGTCAAAGTCAGTTATTATGTCTagttctgtttttgttaaaacgTCCGAAGGGATTATACCGAGCttacttgaaaaaattatttgtccAATGTCGTTAATGTGATCTCGCAAAAGAGATATGTCATTGTCTATTCGGTACACCTGTTCTATAAATTGTACTTCGTCTTCTAATGTTTTTATCTTATTCTGTGTGTtttcttgaaataaatttatgtagtCCTGAATAAGGGTCTGCTGCTAATTTATGTGACTCGTAATGTTACTAATTTGATTTGCTAAGATGTTGTTAAAGTAAGTTAGATTACCTATGTTGTTTTCCataatttggttattttggtGAATTTTACTAAGGGCGTCATTGACCTGTTCTTCGTCCTCACTGTCCATAGTGCCTGCTATAAATCTCAGTCCTTTACCTAATATGTTTACTAAGCCTCGTTTCGTCTTAAGATGTGGGTGCAAATTATCTATTTTAGCTCTTAgtaaaatgaagtttttatgTAAAGTATCCAATAATTGTTTGTCTTCGAAAGTTATTGCTGTTAATGCTTCGATGTtacgtgaaattaaaaaagtcgTTTCGTCGTATGCTGTCAGATTGACGAAGTGAAGGATCTTGTCGTAATGGTCGATTACCCTTAATTCGTCCGTCTTGATGGGAATATACCCGTTATTATTGGTCAAGTCTTGAATGTCAATTTGTTGAGCCATAATCGTCGTTGTCAGTAACAaataaaatgctattttttccaTGATCCTTggggaaaacaaaaataagaaaacgtgTATTTATCGTTTACTGCTTAATATCATTCTTATGAACTATTTTTGCAGATTCTGTTTTGATTGTTGAGTTATAGTTTTGTGCTACAATCTCTTTTCTATACCTAGGTGATAATTTATTGCCTAATCTACGATTAATTTTTACGAATATTATGTCTCCTTTTAAATATTGCTTTGGTTGTGAACGATTTTTATTGTGGTAGCATAGGTCAGCGATTTGTTTATCCTGAAGTTTCTTTATTGTCTCTTGCCTATCAGCAAGTAATAATTTTGGATCGGAACTAACTCTTCTTCCAAAGAAAGTTTCTATTGGTTTTTTTCCAGTGGTGGAATGAACTGAATAGTTATATTCCTTAACAGATTTTTCTAAAAGTTCCTGAAATGATCTATGAGTTTTTTCTACTTGTAGACAACGCATTATTTCTTGAAGCGTGGAATGAAAACGTTCTACTTGTCCGTTTGAACAGCTTGTATATGGAGGAGTTCTATATATTTCTATCCCAAATTCATTTtctatcataaaatttattgattcgGAGTTAAAGGATTTCTCATTGTCCATTACTATGGTTTGTGGCACAAAAGAGAAAAGAATGTCTCTTAATGGTTGCCTAATGTCTTCTGCTGCTTTTGATTGTATCATTTTTGCAATagcgtattttgaaaatttatctacaGCGGTGAGAACCAATTGCTTGTTGGTTAGGAATATGTCTATGTGAACGATCTGACCTGGAAATTCTGGAATAGGTGTAGCCTGTATTTCGGGCTTTGACGGATGACGatcgtatttattttctttacatgtAGTACATAGCTTTataattttcttgattttatttgccattccgggaaaataatatttttctaaaatttgtgcCCTGTTCTCCTTGCTATTTCTATGAGCACGATTGTGTGTTTTAATTATGAGTTCTTCTTGTTCTTGTTCACTAGTTATATCTTTAACTTCTACTTGTGTGAACCTGATCCGATATTTACTAAAATGTAAGGGATACAGTTGCTGAATCTTGCTCATTACAGGTTCGTtagtttttatgcaatttatcaCCGACGGGTTGAGATATCTTTTGAGAATCGAAATTAAAGTTTGTTGGGAGTAGTCTGGTTCTGTTACAATATGACGATGGTATGTgggaaatattattttgaattgaTAACTAGAGACTTCATCTTGCTtcagaaaaatttgatttttgaagacaTTAATAGGTACTTCGATGCTGTATATTAAATTATGTGACGAGCTCTCGTCCGAGTTTGTTGCTATCGACAAGGTATTGACTTTAGACTCTTTTATTGGTATTCTTGACAATGCATCGGCAACGACATTCTGTTTGCCTGgtttataaaacaattcataGGAATATTCTTCTAAAGCtgctttccatcttttcatttttgtattacTGTTTTTGTTACTCAGCGCATATGTaagcggctggtggtcagtaaAAATTTGTACCTTGGCTGATCCGTATAGATagtttcgaaatgtgtttagaGCCCATATTATGGCTAACATCTCTTTCTCGTTAGCTGCATAATGCTCTTCAGTTTTATTTAGTGTTCTGGAGATGAACGCTAAAGGTTTCGAATCTTGAGATAGGACGGCTCCAATAGCATAGTTGGAGGCGTCTGTTACTAACTCGAATTTCTTACTGTAATCAGGGTATGCTAGTACAACATCTCTAGAAAtaagtgaattttttatattgttaaagGCTTGAACTGCTTCTTTATTCAAAGTGATTTTCACATGTTgagatttatttttggaaattctcCCTTCTTCCCCTCTTAAGAGTGATGTCAAGGGTTTAGCTAATTTTGCatagtcttttataaatttgcgATAGTATCCAGACATTCCCAGGAAGCTTCGGAGTTCCTTTAGGGTTGCTGGTTGTGGAAATTTGGCAATTGCATCTACTTTTATTGGATTTGTTTTTACACCATCCGGGGTGATAACGAAGCCGAGaaattctacttcttttttaaaaaaattacatttgtcTAATTGAACCTTCATATTGGCTTCTTCCAgagttttgaatattctttttatGTGGTTAAAGTGTTCTTCTTCAGTTTTGCTGAAAATAATAATGTCATCGATATAAACATAACAACATTTTCCAATGTGCTCCCGGAGTATATCATCCAATGCTCGTTGGAAGATAGATGGGgcattttttaatccaaatggtAACCTTGTAAATTCGTATTTACCGTTGTTAATAGAGAACGCGGTTTTTTCGATGTCAGATTTTTTTAGTGGAATTTggtgaaaaccactttttaaaTCAAGAACGGAAAAGAAATTGCTATTTCCGAGCTGAGATATTACTTCTGATATCTCGGGTATAGGATATCTGTCTGCGGTTGTGACAGCATTTAGTTTCCTATAGTCAATTACCATACGGTATTGTTTGTTACCGGCTGAATCTGCCTTTTTTGGTACGATCCATACTGGTGAATTGTATGGTGATCTGGATGGCCTTATGATACCAtcgtttaaaagtttttttacttGTGACTCTACCTCGCTCCTAAGGGATGCGGGGTAAGGATAGAATCGTGTGTAAACGGGAGAGTCAGTCGTCGTTCTGATCTGTCCCACGACCTTTGTTGTGTAAGTAAGTTTTTCGTCTGGTTCCGAGAACAATTTTGAATTAACACTTACaatcttttccatttctttactTTGTTTGGAGGATaggttttgcattttaatatcTATTGTATTTACGCTTGGCGAAGGAAGCTGCTTAAGGTAAACAGTGAAACCGTTTCCTAGCTTCATATAGTTATtattggtatagattattgcATTAAGTGCTTTTAGGGTGTCATTTCCTAATATTCCATCAAAAGTCTTCAAGGACGGCATTAGGTAAAGTCTTATTTTATTTGGGATATTAAAGAGTTGTACGTAAGTATGCTCACTAATCTTTACATCACCGATTATTGATCTTGCAAAAAATGGGTTTTCATTTTGTATTCTTTTTACAACTAATTCAggtttaacataatttttacttgATCCAGTATCTACcagaaactttaaaatattaccgCTCTCCGTCTTCACTTCGAAATAAGGAAGAGAAGAGCTAATCatgctaaaaaatggatatcGCTAGGCTctccatattcaattttttcattttcttcttccaTTGTATCAATGTGGAAGGTTCTCTGATGTTTGTTATGTTGGAAATTATTGGGCGAAGGCGGTCTCTTGCCTTGAAAGTGATTTTGAGGTGATctattcatataattaattCGCCTTGAGTGGATACTTTGGTCAATATCCATTGGTTCAGGTTTTGGTTGGGGTTTTGGTGGTCTAGGAGGAGCATTTGTATTTTGGAAATGCATCTGTTGTCTACCCTGCTTGTCTAATTGCTGTGGTTGTGGCACATGTGCCAATTGAGGGTAAAAAATTTGGCGTTGACCTTGAGATGGATAATTTTTAGGAGAGAATCGATTATTGTGGTACATCTGTTTGGCGTGGTTTGCATGGTTTGTGCGAAAGTTCTGGTTACCTAATCTTAAGCATAGATGAAGGGCTTGTGGTAGGTCACGAGGTTCCTTTATGCCTAACAGTCTTGGTAGGTCTCCGTTTAGTCCTCTAATGAAGGTATCTAATGCCTTATCTCTATAGGACTGGGTCATCATGCGTAGGGATTCATTACCCATTTCAAGGCATCCTAATTTGTCCAAAATTAATGAAAGGTGTTTGTAAACTTGCTCATAAAACTCAGAAATTGTCTTGTTACCCTGTATTAAGGTTGTCATTTGATATTCCAAAGTGGAAAGATCGCGTTTGTCTGCATAATGCATAGTTAAGCACTTAGATATAGCTGACCAGTCAAGAGGCGTGTTGTATGATTCTAATGCCAGATCAGCATTCCCTACTATTTTATTTCTGACTACACTAAGTATACCGTAATATTTTGGTGTTCCTTTTTGGTTCTCATAGATATTGAGAATGCGGTCTACACTCTTTTTCCAAGAGTTAAATTCACCTGGACAACcggaaaattcttttaaatattttactacgtCGGGTATTCTATCTAAATCCCCAAGATTTGTTAGATGCCTTTCTTCAATTGTCTGATCTACTGCGGAAGATAGGCTACTGTTAGGATTCAGTGTTGCTTCAACTACTAGTGGTCCTTGTCGCTTAAGAATGTCTGAAGCTATATTCGATATTAGGGCAGTTAAGTCGTCCATACTTAATTGGTTGTTTTGTGGTGCATTTGGAGCCGCCGGTGCTGCAGATGCAGCCGGTGCAAGGGAAGAGGGACGGATTAGGTTGTTAGGATTAGACATGGTTTTCTTTATCTATCCCTAGGACTCTCTcttataaaaatacttaaaatacttAAGCTTACGTTCTTGATGTATTTTCTGTTTTGTAGAGTTGTCTGTATTTTAGTTCCCTGATGGTCTCCTGGAAATCGGCGGTGTCTTCGTCTTCTCCGTATATTTGTCGTTTTGCGTCTTCTTCCGGGATTGGCGTGAACGAGGATATGGGGCTAGTGATGTCCTCCTCTGGATGTTGCTCGTTAGGCAGCATGAGTTTCTATCGCGTAGGCTGGTACGTAGTACCTCCTTTTTACCGAGGTTACTAAGGGGCCTTTGtcgaattaaaagtttttagaGCCGCGGTTGCTAATGATTATATTTAGCGaagaagctttttttttttttttaatacttttacacGGCGCGTGATACAGATGGCTTTACGCTTCTTTGTATCCTTTCTTACACTTTACgtgatttttgttatatttttacgcgGCGCGTGATACAGACGGCTTTACGCTCCTTTGTATCCTTTTTTACAGTTTATGTGGTTTTTACGTACAAACAGCTTTACGCTCGTTTGTAatctgctcgggcgccagttatgTTTTCTAgggcgaaaacatataaaaaaaattatttattttttttattttttattatattttatttggacAGTATGTCCGTCTTTATTCCGAGTCAATTCACAACTGACTTACATCTTAATAGCTAGTTCTTTTATATGCTAAATTTATGCTAACGCACCTGAAAGTTTGCTACTGTACTGATCGGAAATCGCTCAAACAGCTGTGTCAACATTATTGCATTAGTGAATTACGTGCGATCTGTATTGTAACAATTGCACTAGCAAATTACATAGAATCTGAATTggcacaattaaataaaaagtttaatatttttgattcttaagcaaattaacaaaaagctCGTGCCGGATGTTGGCTAAGGGTTATTAACATTGGTGAAATAAAGTGCGTGTGTTTGTAACACTTGTAACACTGCttgtgttaacttatatactTACCGCTTCCAGTGCCGCTACAGAAACCAATAAGGCATACCGCTAAGTGTCCAGCCTTACATTTTACAACATCAACGCTGCTGCCATctacgctgctgccatcaacacTGCTGCAATCAACGCCGCTGCAATCAACGCCGCTGCCATCAACGCTGCTGCCATctacgctgctgccatcaacacTGCTGCCATCAAtccgctgccgtcgtgggaatgagctgccgctgcatcctgtgccaaaggaacgtaagcgccggcaaacagccgacgcaccaggtaacgagtgcgaattactgaaagcagtgcaagcaaaaaataaaacgaaaacacatacaaataaaattaaaataaaaaacaagtgcacactttcagtttttggctctcccttttttcactttcaattatattgacgttcataaatacatatacatatctatatatatatctataataacgtatataaataaagatatacattattgaatatattaagCATACGcactcatatgtatatgcgtacgcaAGTGAAtcaagggattttgggattttgcggtagccctttattttaaaataaaggtgaaaaattcttatttcgaaattgaattattatatattttttcgcaattttttcgaaccgcgttgcaattatcggtcgtttttcgcaatttttgtcgatttccGTTCGAACATTTTcggattaaattacttttttgtgctattgctcattttgcgcatttatcggttcggctttcgtatacttgagaatcgatattattttttttttcgttttcttcaccgattccaaatatatttgttgccaacttttattgctattagtttggctttcgtatatttgggaatcaacatttatttttcgttttcgttatcgattctcagtatatttgttgccaaccgttatagtcttttttcggaaattttattcaaacaagcaaaatgagcaagccaaagccaactctcgcaagcctgtctccaagtaaggaattgacggacttaaaatcgttaagacgtcaaagaacggttgcgaagagtagtattttgcgcattaaaacgggccttcttgaaaagacaatgtctttagatccaatcgaattggaatgtcgtctagatatattaaattcacatagtgaaaaattaatgaagtgccaatcaaagattgaagaaattgatgaagacgacatggcccgaggggagttagaggacataatcgttgaaacgaagtccataataaaatcaattttagcgaaaaatagaacttcacttgccgaaacatcttttgtagcttctcacagctcaaggctccctaaaatgaatttgccgaaattcaagggagaatattcagaatttaaaaactttatgagtttgtttgagagcttggttcataatgatccaaatatcccagatattgaaaaatttaaccatttggttaattgtctatctggagaggctttgggaacagttaaagcgtttcagatgtcggatgaaaattatccgaaagcgttggcaagtctcaaaaaagtttacgataataaatgtttgatatttttcaatacaatatcca carries:
- the LOC125780131 gene encoding uncharacterized protein LOC125780131; translation: MLPNEQHPEEDITSPISSFTPIPEEDAKRQIYGEDEDTADFQETIRELKYRQLYKTENTSRTIMEKIAFYLLLTTTIMAQQIDIQDLTNNNGYIPIKTDELRVIDHYDKILHFVNLTAYDETTFLISRNIEALTAITFEDKQLLDTLHKNFILLRAKIDNLHPHLKTKRGLVNILGKGLRFIAGTMDSEDEEQVNDALSKIHQNNQIMENNIGNLTYFNNILANQISNITSHIN